Genomic segment of Bdellovibrio bacteriovorus:
ACCTTATTGGTGTTGGATTCCCATCCTCTTATTGAAGTGAGGATGTTCAACCCTTTCGCGAATCGTAAACTTCGGTTTTTAGATGCTTTTCGCTTCAGTCAAGTCAACCGACGCATGCACAACAAAGTTATGATCGCCGATAACCAAACGGCCATCTTAGGTGGGCGCAATATCGGTAACGAGTATTTCACAGCCAGTGAAGAGGAAAACTTCGGTGATTTTGATGTATGGTGTTTCGGTCCCGTTGCGGAAGAAAGCTCTCAGTCCTTTGATCTTTATTGGAATAACAAACTGGCCGTGCCGATTCCTGTTTTAAACAAGCGCGAACTTAAAAACCCGGAACTCGCAGAGCTTCGTCAAAACTTGGCAAGCGCGAAAACTGAAGTGCAAAATTCTAAATATGGTCAGGACTTAGAAAACTCGCGCTTGATGAAGCAGGTCCATGAGCGCGATGTAAAAGCGTTTTGGGGACGCGCCAAGGTCTTTTACGATTCTCCTGAAAAAGTGGAAAATGGCAAAAGCAGTCTAATGCTGAATCAGATCACGGCCCTTCCCATCCGTTCGACGAAAGAAGTCTTTATTGTTTCCCCGTATTTCATTCCCGGAAAAAAAGGCGTCGATTATTTTGCGAAGAAAAGTAAAGAAGGAATCAAAGTCACTGTAGTAACGAATTCTTTAGCCTCTAACGATGTCAGTTTGGTCTTTGCTGGATATAAAAAGTATCGCAAAGGTTTGATTAAAGGTGGTGTCGATCTTTATGAGATCAAACCGAGAATCAATGTTAAAGCACGTAAATCCAAAGTGGCAGGATCATCTGGAGCACGTTTGGGTTTACATGGGAAAGTGTATGTCTTTGACCGTCATGTGATGTTTGTGGGGTCGATGAATTTAGATCCGCGATCGGTCGAGCTCAATTCTGAAATGGGAGTTCTTCTTGAAAACAAAAACTTCGCCAACCAGTTTGTGGACTTAATGACCACCGAACTTCCTGACATTGCCTACCAAGTAACCTTAGAGGGCGGGGACTTGCGTTGGACGACACGCGAAGAGGAAGGCACTGTCACCCTCAAAAAAGAACCT
This window contains:
- a CDS encoding phospholipase D family protein, encoding MKLVVFGAFLFLGVLTSCQSIPKDFKAPESHYIKNTEQTWWAKTLAAEIKKHPDQSGFIPLASGPDAFVARLASVRKAERSLDIQYYIWHDDLVGRMLMHDVLQAADRGVRVRLLLDDLNIGQYQDTLLVLDSHPLIEVRMFNPFANRKLRFLDAFRFSQVNRRMHNKVMIADNQTAILGGRNIGNEYFTASEEENFGDFDVWCFGPVAEESSQSFDLYWNNKLAVPIPVLNKRELKNPELAELRQNLASAKTEVQNSKYGQDLENSRLMKQVHERDVKAFWGRAKVFYDSPEKVENGKSSLMLNQITALPIRSTKEVFIVSPYFIPGKKGVDYFAKKSKEGIKVTVVTNSLASNDVSLVFAGYKKYRKGLIKGGVDLYEIKPRINVKARKSKVAGSSGARLGLHGKVYVFDRHVMFVGSMNLDPRSVELNSEMGVLLENKNFANQFVDLMTTELPDIAYQVTLEGGDLRWTTREEEGTVTLKKEPEASFWKSFQAGFLGLFVPESLL